DNA from Pseudomonas putida:
GCGAGTGAGTTTCTTCCGCAAAGGTTCAGGCGCACTGCCGGTTTGCCTGAGCAAATGGCCGGCCATGCGCGAACGTACGCATATCGACCTGTTCGTGCGGGCTTATCATGACGAACGCATGTTCGAGCGAGCCATGACACTGCCGCCGGGGCGCGGCTCTTGCACTGACAGGGATAATGCAGCCTTCTTTCATGCTGATCTCAAGGCCAAGATCAGGCGGGGGTTCTGACGGAGATGCAGCCGCAAACACCGGCTACGCCGGTGATCGCGAACCCCCTGGATGTTGAGCAAGACAGTTGTGCCCGCGAAATGCCGGGCTTACTGGTCCTTGGCGTCATCCATCTTCAACGTACCATCCTCGAAGATGTTCAGTTTCTGGCGCAGTTCGCGCGGCTGCATCGGTGCCTGTTCGGCCTCGCCACCCGTCCCCGATGCAGCTGGCGCGGCCGGTGCCGAAGCCCCTGGCGCAGCGTCATTGGCTGGCGGTGCGGCAGGCGGGGCGGCCGGTGCCTCCGGCGCTCCCTGCTCACCCTCGATGTTGCGCTGGGCCTTCTTGGTCAGCACGATGATGTCGATGCGGCGGTTGACCGGGTTGAACGGGTCCTTGCGGTCGAACAGCGACGACGAGGCGTAGCCCACCACCCGCGCCACCTGGCCGTCCGGGTAACCACCGGCCACCAGCGCACGACGTGCGGCGTTGGCGCGGTTGGCCGACAGCTCCCAGTTACCGAACTCGCCAGTGCCGGCATACGGCTTGGCATCGGTGTGGCCGCTGATGCTGATCTTGTTCGGCACCGCCTTGATGGTGTCGGCCATGGCCAGCAGGATGTCTTCGAAGTACGGCTGCAGGCGCGCACTGCCAATGTCGAACATTGGCCGGTTCTCGGCGTCCATGATCTGGATACGCAGGCCGTCCTGGGTGATCTCGAACAGAATCTGGTCCTTGAACTTCTGCAACTGCGGGTTCTCTTCCACCTTGTTCTGCAGTTCTTGCAGCAGCAGTTCCAGGCGCTCACGCTCCACCTGCTCGGCCATGGTCTCGACCTGGTCCTTGCTCAGTTGGGTGGTGGACTCTTGCGTCG
Protein-coding regions in this window:
- the motB gene encoding flagellar motor protein MotB, which produces MENNQPIIVKRVKRFGGGHHGGAWKIAFADFATAMMAFFLVLWLMSTATPEQKIAIAGYFKDPIGFSESGTPYVIDLGGSPELAPEKTINPEVKAEPTQESTTQLSKDQVETMAEQVERERLELLLQELQNKVEENPQLQKFKDQILFEITQDGLRIQIMDAENRPMFDIGSARLQPYFEDILLAMADTIKAVPNKISISGHTDAKPYAGTGEFGNWELSANRANAARRALVAGGYPDGQVARVVGYASSSLFDRKDPFNPVNRRIDIIVLTKKAQRNIEGEQGAPEAPAAPPAAPPANDAAPGASAPAAPAASGTGGEAEQAPMQPRELRQKLNIFEDGTLKMDDAKDQ